Part of the Vigna angularis cultivar LongXiaoDou No.4 chromosome 1, ASM1680809v1, whole genome shotgun sequence genome, CTCTTTATGACTGCGAGGCCAAACACCTTCAGAAAACCACGAGTAAATTATTATGACAATATAATGGAGTTAAAGTAAAACGAAATCCACTTGATGCAATTGACAACACACAATTTTATGGCAGGCAATTATATATCACATATCATAATTTATGTACAAAGTGCAACAATGAGCAATGGTTGAAAAAAGGGCTCACTGaatcatacaattattattttgtcaTATGACTCAGTTTTGTATTCCATGGAGATGGAAAAAAACTATTACTAGTAATCTGGTCTCGTGAATAAGAATTGGTTCTGCAACATAAGAATAACTGAGCTGGGAAGCCTTAGTCAGATGCCCAAAAAAAGCTTTAGCAAGAATATGTGAGCTTTTGCTCTGATGACCAAATTTGTGTTGCCTAGACAAGGGTCTAAAATCTTAGTATTTTCCCTGCGTTTCTTACCAAAAAGGGATGCAAACCCAAAATATGTTCTGGAATGAAGTCGTGCCGTGTGAGTATACCAACCACAGGTGATCTCTGCGCAGTTAGCAATGCACAAAACTTGGATGAGTGAACATCAGAGAAAAGTAATTAACTTTCTTGATCAAAATTAACAAGGCATGAGAATTTTACTTACACTAGAAATCTTGGGTATCACAAGCAGATGCCTTAAACCAAGCGCCCGAAAAAGTGTAAGGGCCTTTCCCAGTGACATTGTCTCCACAACAGTATAAGGAGAAGTATTAGTAAATGGATGTAGATCTATGAACATGTCCATCTCTTCCTCCGACAACTCTATATCTTCTATTTTTAGACGAACTTTGCTCGAACCCTTCTTTGCAAAATCATTGGCTGCAAAATTATCAAAGACGGCGCCACTGGTTGCCCCAGGTGAGGATATAAAAGCTTTCTTCTTCAACAATGTGAGAAGATGGTCACGAAGGATTATGCCAAATAACTCCGGAGCTTCCGACATAGGAGGCTCGTCAATAACAGGAAACCCGTTATGTCCTGTACTTTTGAGAATAAACACGATGTTACGAACCTTTTCTATGCCATTAAATGTCTGCAGTGGACCTGTTACTACATCACCTACGGTTAGCTGCCTCATATAAGGTTCAGCATGAGTTTCTAAATATGGCAAACCCTTGGCTTTCATTATAATGTCATATATATTTGCGTTGAAAGCATCTGCGACAGTCTTAGATATGAATAGCACCATCATGATTAAGGGTAGCAATAAGAGGTTGTTGGTGAGTTCTAGAATAATTACACACAGAGAAACTGTCGTCCTCATGGATCCACCAAGAAAGGAAGCAGCACCCAGTACAGCATAAAGACCATGGTTAAGATTGGAGTTTTTGCCAAGCAGCATTCCAATGACGCGTCCATAAGATGCACCAGTAACAATAACTGGCACAAAAAGACCAGCGGGAGCAACAACTCCATAGCTAAAGATACTTAACAAAAAGCATGTAACGAAAAAAATTAGCATTGATGTCAACTCAAACTCGTCATCGGTGTTCTTGCTAAATAGATTTCTAATAGCATCATCATTCGTGTTGAAAATGAGGCTTGCAAGATCATTGTAATGATTAGGAGCGCACTGGAACTTTTTGTAGATACCAGACCGGCCGATTGTAGGACAAGGTTCACTTGGATTAGGTGGGCAAGGTCGGCAAGATGTAAACCATGGCAAACCAAAAAGAAGGAAGGATGTACAAATGGAAATTACACAAGCaagcaaaattttaaaaatggttcCTTTCCTGCAAAAGTAAATGATGGAAAGAATGAGCTTTGTATAATGTACAGTACAATGTTAGGAGAAATTCAATTTGTTGAATGCAATTAAGGCTAAAAGATAGCTCACTCATTGATAAAATTGTATATCCGAAGAACTTTGCTCAGCAGCAAATTAAATAAGCTGCCAAGTAACCCCCCTATAACACCAAGAATAAAGACTGGAGGAAGATCCACCAAATGATATGAAATACTCGCTGAATAAGCATCAAACATTATCAGTCCCCCTTTACCAAATAGCCCACATTTACCACTTAAACATAGGTCAATCATGGCACGGAGCAATATTGCAACTATTGCTGCTGTGAAGAAAGCTCTCCACAGAAGGGCACTTCTCCACCTGTAGGACagaaattaaacatttattacGGGAACAAATAGACTTATGGATTTTAAGATTGATAAGATAAAACATAACAATTCATCCACTGTAAGTAAAGGAAAAccaattctaaaaaaaaaataagagaaaattaatCAGCAGCCTAACAATATATGCCTAACAATCCACCCAAACCCAATGAAAGTTATGCTTGATAAGAAAAAGGAGCTATTATAGTTTCAGAGGAGTTTGATTTAACATGTTGGTAAACAAAATGgtgaagaataaaattatattggaTGAAGTTTGGCCACAATATGCAGCTGAAAACATAcaagaaataacaaaatttaagacAAATTTTTTATCACTAAAAATAAAGGTAAGGAGGAAATAAACATCATTGACAAAACCATTCATAAGAAAAAGTATGATTCCAATTCTCAAGCAAAAATCATGAAAATTTGAGAGTTGACAGGAGCAAAGCTATAATGTTTAATAGATAGGCAAACAAACCAAGATGCCATCTCTTCCAGAGCAAACAACACACCACCAACAGGGGCGCGGAAAGCAGCAGCCATTCCAGCAGCTGATCCACAGGTTATTAGATCTCTCCGATCACGGTCATTCTTAAAAAACTGTAACCATTTCCACGATAGCCCATATCTCTTTGACCCACCCTGACCGAATAATGCTGCTACACATGCACCTGTATGCACCATAGGTCCTGCCTTCCCAATAAGAAGTGATGAAGAAACTGCTGTAATGCTTCCAATAATCTGTAGAAAGAACCAACATGAAAGTAAATTTCTTCTTCAGGGAAAACAAGAAATCCTGTTTGAGGATGGCTGAATCTGAAAAACGAATCCAGAGTACTAGTTAATTAAGAGACAGTGTTACCTATATTATGAAACAAAATGATATTGGAGAAACgtgaaaatttaatattagtttCAGAATTCTATCACAATTAAGggaggaaaataaaatatagaatattgAAAGCACCATAGATGGAGGAGAGGGGACAACATTGATATATGTCTGCCTCATGTATACGgtatttaaatttagattagATAGATGTCTCAGCTGACAGCACAAATATATTTGTGACAAAAGAATACATCTCACACTAGTTAAACAAGTAATATATACCTAGTGATGATTTTATCATAGCTAACAGGAAATATTAGATGAGTTAGCCATTCGTCTTTTTTCCCTGATTCCTAAACATGTTCATGAAGACAAAATCATGTACTGTGGGAAACAAGAAAATAACTTACAGACGAAAAcgaaaaataaaagacaaaaagaaagaatcatgtAATTAAATGATGGGTAATGTGGCTAAAACTGTACTGGGAAAGATCATTTGCACACCACAAAAGTTGCATAATTTTTCATCACTTCACAGCTCTTAGCAACTTAGTACTGTATGTTAAAGTTTTGGAATGTGTTGCTCACCTAACTTTATCTAGAGATAAACAAGAagttatataaacaaaaattaacaatatagAAAGGAAAGTTATGACTACTGGAAAATGTTGCAAAATTTACACCACTTTGTGAAGTGCCAATAGCAATGTCAATGAATGATAATAGGAAAGGGAAGTGGATTCCGTTTTGGACTTACACGCGACTTCAACAATTGGTATAAACTGACCAAATATGGGTAATCTATTGTTCCCTTTCCATCTTTCATTACTA contains:
- the LOC108342732 gene encoding putative chloride channel-like protein CLC-g, yielding MSTNHLRNGDSEPLLRQTLLSSSQRSIVNSTSQVAIVGVNVSPIESLDYEIFENDFFKQDWRSRGKAQIFQYIFMKWLLCFLVGMIVSLIGFCNNLAVENLAGIKFVVTSNMMLEKRFQLAFFIFFVSNLALTLFASLITALIAPAATGSGIPEVKAYLNGVDAPGIFTVQTLFVKIIGSITAVSSSLLIGKAGPMVHTGACVAALFGQGGSKRYGLSWKWLQFFKNDRDRRDLITCGSAAGMAAAFRAPVGGVLFALEEMASWWRSALLWRAFFTAAIVAILLRAMIDLCLSGKCGLFGKGGLIMFDAYSASISYHLVDLPPVFILGVIGGLLGSLFNLLLSKVLRIYNFINEKGTIFKILLACVISICTSFLLFGLPWFTSCRPCPPNPSEPCPTIGRSGIYKKFQCAPNHYNDLASLIFNTNDDAIRNLFSKNTDDEFELTSMLIFFVTCFLLSIFSYGVVAPAGLFVPVIVTGASYGRVIGMLLGKNSNLNHGLYAVLGAASFLGGSMRTTVSLCVIILELTNNLLLLPLIMMVLFISKTVADAFNANIYDIIMKAKGLPYLETHAEPYMRQLTVGDVVTGPLQTFNGIEKVRNIVFILKSTGHNGFPVIDEPPMSEAPELFGIILRDHLLTLLKKKAFISSPGATSGAVFDNFAANDFAKKGSSKVRLKIEDIELSEEEMDMFIDLHPFTNTSPYTVVETMSLGKALTLFRALGLRHLLVIPKISSRSPVVGILTRHDFIPEHILGLHPFLVRNAGKILRF